The Verrucomicrobiaceae bacterium genome has a window encoding:
- the ileS gene encoding isoleucine--tRNA ligase: MSADPAPKKNYKDTVRTPKTDFPMKADLVAREPQRLAKWEAGGLYQRIMKQSAGRPKFILHDGPPFANGDVHMGTALNKVLKDLIVKSKTMAGFHTPYIPGWDCHGLPIEFKVVKEAKDLAPAEVRTRSEAYARKFIDIQRQSFKRLGVFGDWENPYLTLAPTYEADIMRTFAKFLEKGLVYRAKRPVLWSFGAQTALAEAEVEYKEKTSPAIYVKFALKDGSNLVIWTTTPWTLPANLGIALHPDFNYTSGTFIHADGRSEKLILADSRIEAFQNETGFKLDATQPTSKLKGKDLNGSEAQHPFLPRTSKIINALFVTDDTGTGAVHMAPGHGTDDYIAGKQNGLDILSPVDDAGCYTAECGLPDFVGRHVFKSNEGIIEILQAKGALLGNTPYVHQYPHCWRSKTPIIFRAVEQFFIRISDFRADALKAIDTVNWLPAWGRNRIHGTVESRPDWCISRQRTWGVPLPIFYDASGQAIMDATISHKVADAVEKHGTNLWFEKDDAFWSDLVGLPEGSKRCKDTLDVWIDSGSSSVAVLDRHPELHCPADLYIEATDQHRGWFQSSLMVSVAVRGTAPYKTVITNGFVVDTSGKKISKSDQGSDKAAKPMTADHYYNKYGGDMVRLWAASVDYQNDVPFSEELFQQTGESYRRIRNTFRVLLGNLHDAPQDTSNKTYTLIDRWILERLHVITTECLAGYAAYDFRKVVSTITQFVSGDLSALYIDITKDRLYCDAADSPRRRATQAAIREVTETLVKLLAPILAYTADETWEFLGHTDSVHLQPFPVCSPGFSRSGEADSATAAVEDLLKARAVIQQAIEAARQAKQIGSNLEATVKLTLPEVGFAHTIFADVPALQEFFILSDLHLTRGPALAATVEVCTNPKCERCWRLLPDVGTHSAHPTLCGRCVEAVS; the protein is encoded by the coding sequence ATGAGCGCCGATCCTGCCCCCAAGAAAAACTACAAAGACACCGTCCGCACCCCGAAGACCGACTTTCCCATGAAAGCCGATCTCGTGGCCCGCGAGCCGCAGCGCCTCGCGAAGTGGGAGGCGGGTGGGCTTTACCAGCGCATCATGAAGCAGTCGGCAGGCCGGCCGAAATTCATCCTGCATGACGGCCCGCCCTTCGCCAATGGCGATGTCCACATGGGCACGGCGCTGAACAAGGTGCTGAAGGACCTCATCGTGAAATCGAAGACCATGGCGGGCTTTCACACGCCCTACATCCCCGGCTGGGACTGCCACGGGCTGCCCATCGAGTTCAAAGTGGTCAAAGAAGCCAAAGACCTCGCCCCGGCGGAGGTGCGCACGCGTTCGGAGGCCTACGCTCGCAAGTTCATCGACATCCAGCGCCAGTCCTTCAAGCGCCTCGGCGTCTTCGGCGACTGGGAGAATCCGTATCTCACGCTCGCACCGACCTATGAGGCCGACATCATGCGCACCTTTGCCAAGTTCCTGGAGAAAGGCCTCGTCTATCGGGCGAAGCGCCCCGTTTTGTGGAGCTTCGGTGCCCAGACCGCCCTCGCCGAGGCGGAGGTGGAGTACAAAGAGAAAACCTCGCCTGCCATCTATGTGAAGTTTGCACTCAAGGACGGCTCCAACCTCGTCATCTGGACCACCACGCCCTGGACGCTGCCCGCGAACCTCGGCATCGCCCTGCATCCCGATTTCAACTACACCAGCGGCACCTTCATTCACGCCGATGGCCGCAGTGAAAAGCTCATCCTCGCCGATTCACGCATTGAGGCCTTCCAAAACGAGACCGGCTTCAAGCTCGATGCCACCCAGCCCACCTCGAAGCTCAAAGGCAAGGACTTGAACGGCAGCGAAGCGCAGCATCCCTTCCTCCCGCGCACCTCAAAGATCATCAATGCCCTCTTCGTCACCGACGACACCGGCACCGGTGCCGTCCACATGGCTCCCGGCCACGGCACGGACGACTACATCGCCGGCAAACAAAACGGCCTCGACATCCTCTCGCCCGTCGATGACGCCGGCTGCTACACCGCCGAGTGCGGACTGCCCGATTTCGTCGGCAGGCACGTCTTCAAAAGCAACGAAGGCATCATCGAGATCCTCCAGGCCAAAGGCGCCCTGCTCGGCAACACGCCCTACGTTCACCAGTATCCGCACTGCTGGCGTTCCAAGACGCCCATCATCTTCCGCGCCGTCGAGCAGTTCTTCATCCGCATCAGCGACTTCCGTGCGGATGCCTTGAAGGCCATCGACACCGTGAACTGGCTGCCCGCCTGGGGCCGCAATCGCATCCACGGCACCGTCGAAAGCCGCCCAGACTGGTGCATCAGCCGCCAGCGCACCTGGGGCGTGCCGCTTCCCATCTTCTACGATGCCAGCGGCCAGGCCATCATGGACGCCACCATCTCGCACAAGGTGGCCGATGCCGTCGAGAAGCATGGCACGAACCTCTGGTTTGAAAAAGACGACGCCTTCTGGAGCGATCTCGTTGGCCTGCCCGAGGGCAGCAAGCGCTGCAAAGACACGCTCGATGTGTGGATCGACTCCGGTTCGTCCTCCGTCGCCGTTTTGGACCGCCATCCCGAGCTGCACTGCCCCGCCGATCTCTACATCGAGGCCACCGACCAGCATCGCGGCTGGTTCCAGAGCAGCCTCATGGTCAGCGTCGCCGTGCGCGGCACCGCGCCGTATAAGACCGTCATCACCAATGGCTTCGTCGTCGATACCAGCGGCAAAAAGATCAGCAAAAGCGACCAGGGCAGCGACAAAGCCGCCAAGCCCATGACCGCCGACCACTACTACAACAAATACGGCGGCGACATGGTCCGCCTCTGGGCCGCCAGCGTCGATTACCAAAACGACGTCCCCTTCAGCGAAGAACTCTTCCAACAAACCGGCGAGTCCTACCGCCGCATCCGCAACACCTTCCGCGTCCTCCTCGGAAACCTCCACGACGCTCCCCAAGATACGTCCAATAAGACCTATACTCTGATCGACCGCTGGATCTTGGAGCGCCTCCACGTCATCACCACCGAGTGCCTCGCCGGTTACGCCGCCTACGACTTCCGCAAGGTTGTCAGCACCATCACGCAGTTCGTCTCTGGCGATCTCTCCGCCCTCTACATCGACATCACCAAGGACCGCCTCTACTGCGACGCCGCCGACAGCCCCCGCCGCCGCGCCACCCAGGCCGCCATCCGTGAAGTCACCGAGACGTTGGTCAAGCTGCTCGCTCCCATCCTCGCCTACACCGCCGACGAGACCTGGGAATTCCTCGGCCACACCGACAGCGTCCATTTGCAACCGTTCCCTGTTTGTAGTCCCGGCTTTAGCCGGTCTGGTGAGGCCGACTCCGCCACCGCCGCCGTCGAAGACCTCCTCAAAGCCCGCGCTGTCATCCAGCAGGCCATCGAGGCCGCCCGCCAGGCCAAGCAGATCGGCTCCAACCTCGAAGCCACCGTCAAGCTCACCCTCCCCGAGGTCGGCTTCGCCCACACCATCTTCGCCGATGTGCCCGCGCTGCAAGAGTTCTTCATCCTCAGCGACCTCCACCTCACCCGCGGCCCCGCCCTCGCCGCAACCGTCGAAGTCTGCACCAACCCCAAATGCGAACGCTGCTGGCGCCTCCTCCCCGACGTCGGCACCCACTCCGCGCATCCGACGCTCTGCGGACGGTGCGTGGAGGCTGTCTCTTAG
- a CDS encoding YdcF family protein yields MSFLPVAITAVRRRMRSLAVFAGVMWLLGALLLCTPLPDVLYASLEMRWKRAELADVPQLDAVICLGGGAEGSQAEFSQIRLKNGNARLLSSIELLRAGKAKALVIGGGQSRLQSGPMSESAAAKAWIERWNLVPAPVHALPICADTHDEALNSAVLIQQQKWQHIGLVTSASHMHRASATFEKAGLRVLPLPCDYQSQIMRGIREPLLHVPDIQGLLFMKSWLHEQLGRLVYRWRGWM; encoded by the coding sequence ATGAGTTTTTTGCCAGTGGCCATCACGGCGGTGCGTAGGCGCATGCGCTCACTGGCGGTGTTTGCAGGCGTGATGTGGCTTTTGGGTGCTTTGTTGCTCTGTACACCCTTGCCAGACGTGCTCTACGCCAGCTTGGAAATGCGCTGGAAGCGTGCCGAGCTGGCGGATGTGCCTCAGCTCGATGCCGTCATCTGCCTCGGTGGTGGCGCAGAGGGCTCGCAGGCTGAGTTTTCGCAAATTCGGCTCAAAAACGGCAACGCACGGCTTCTCAGCTCCATCGAGCTGCTACGAGCGGGCAAGGCCAAAGCGCTCGTCATCGGCGGAGGCCAATCGCGGCTCCAAAGTGGCCCCATGTCCGAATCCGCCGCCGCGAAGGCATGGATCGAGCGCTGGAATCTCGTCCCCGCTCCCGTGCATGCCTTGCCGATCTGCGCAGACACGCATGATGAGGCTCTGAATAGCGCGGTGCTCATTCAGCAGCAAAAGTGGCAACACATCGGCCTCGTCACCTCCGCCTCCCACATGCACCGTGCCTCTGCTACCTTTGAAAAAGCAGGCCTCCGTGTCCTCCCTCTGCCCTGCGACTACCAGAGCCAGATCATGCGCGGCATTCGTGAGCCCCTGCTGCACGTCCCAGACATCCAGGGCCTCCTTTTCATGAAAAGCTGGCTCCATGAGCAGCTCGGTAGGCTCGTCTATCGCTGGCGTGGCTGGATGTGA
- a CDS encoding SMP-30/gluconolactonase/LRE family protein — MRPFLLSLFLSCSLSAQDTSLHEFVIDDQPWREAAGGYDFTDGLCTDTAGNVFFTDVKSGKGIYKIDVTTGKADLFLDNLPGISGLQIGPDGRFYACQNKAQRIVAITMQGQVEELLANVKCNDLVVSKAGHLYFTETPTKRIHLITAAKKHLIADEGHVTRPNGITLSSDEQALYVSDHGGKHVWAWKIAADGTLSAAAPYMTMWLPTGKEEAFGDGATTESKGRIFVTTELGVQIFDPAGRLSGILAKPEPQRKVVSVEFGGKDHDILYVAAGDKIFARKLKVAGYFR, encoded by the coding sequence ATGCGCCCTTTCCTACTCTCCCTTTTCCTCAGTTGTTCCCTCTCCGCCCAGGACACCTCCCTGCATGAGTTTGTCATCGACGACCAGCCTTGGCGTGAGGCCGCAGGCGGCTACGACTTCACGGATGGCCTCTGCACCGATACAGCGGGCAATGTCTTCTTCACCGATGTGAAGTCCGGCAAAGGCATCTACAAAATCGACGTCACCACCGGCAAGGCCGATCTCTTCCTCGATAATCTCCCCGGCATCAGCGGGCTGCAAATCGGCCCCGATGGCCGCTTCTATGCCTGCCAGAACAAGGCGCAACGCATCGTCGCCATCACCATGCAGGGCCAGGTGGAGGAACTCCTCGCCAATGTGAAGTGCAACGACCTCGTCGTCAGCAAAGCGGGCCATCTCTACTTCACCGAGACGCCGACCAAGCGCATCCACCTCATCACCGCCGCGAAAAAACACCTCATCGCCGATGAAGGCCACGTCACCCGCCCCAATGGCATCACCCTCTCCTCCGATGAGCAGGCCCTCTACGTCAGTGACCACGGCGGCAAGCATGTCTGGGCCTGGAAGATCGCCGCAGACGGCACTTTATCCGCCGCAGCACCCTACATGACCATGTGGCTGCCTACCGGCAAAGAGGAAGCCTTTGGCGACGGTGCCACCACCGAGTCGAAAGGCCGCATCTTTGTCACCACCGAGCTCGGGGTGCAGATTTTCGATCCCGCAGGCCGCCTCTCCGGCATCCTCGCCAAACCGGAGCCGCAGCGGAAAGTCGTCAGCGTCGAGTTCGGCGGTAAAGATCACGACATTCTCTATGTCGCGGCTGGGGACAAGATTTTCGCCCGTAAGCTCAAAGTCGCAGGCTATTTCCGGTGA
- a CDS encoding ApaG domain, with protein sequence MDFEPLNGLTVTVDNVIYDPTRHAPPDRPHPFVYHISIHNGSAETVNIFGRKWIVRESDGTTMVVEGDGVVGQFPRLSPGETFSYNSYHVIKAESTATGSFFGTTGQGRRVFTRIPAFDMHPPMLA encoded by the coding sequence ATGGACTTCGAACCCCTCAATGGTCTGACCGTCACTGTGGACAATGTCATTTACGATCCCACGCGGCATGCGCCGCCGGATAGGCCGCACCCCTTTGTGTATCACATCTCCATTCACAATGGCTCGGCGGAGACCGTGAACATCTTTGGCCGCAAATGGATCGTGCGTGAGTCCGATGGCACCACCATGGTCGTGGAGGGAGATGGCGTCGTGGGCCAGTTCCCACGCCTCTCTCCTGGTGAAACCTTCAGTTACAACTCCTACCATGTCATCAAGGCAGAGAGCACCGCGACTGGCTCCTTCTTTGGCACCACTGGGCAGGGCCGCCGCGTCTTCACCCGCATCCCCGCCTTTGACATGCACCCACCCATGCTCGCCTAA
- the thiD gene encoding bifunctional hydroxymethylpyrimidine kinase/phosphomethylpyrimidine kinase, with protein MMKNSQPTILTIAGSDCSAGAGIQADLKAITANGGYALTALTSVVSETPGVVSQIRLLDAAFITDQVRVLMAGFPIRAAKTGMLGGAEQVQAVAAIWRDVALPRGIPLVVDPVMVATSGGKLLEDDAVRTLSECLLPLAALITPNMDEAEVLWGRAVTTRAEMAACAADLAAKYQTAVLVKGGHLHSDAAADVLVCADGLSWHETARTPGVHTHGTGCTYSAAIAAGLGCGLALVDAVAAAKKYVSRAIAAHFAWSSELHALNHFPDGK; from the coding sequence ATGATGAAGAACTCTCAGCCCACCATTTTGACCATCGCAGGATCGGACTGCTCCGCAGGTGCGGGTATCCAGGCGGATCTGAAAGCGATCACAGCGAACGGTGGCTATGCGCTCACGGCATTGACCAGTGTGGTGTCGGAGACGCCGGGGGTGGTCTCGCAGATTCGGCTGCTGGATGCGGCCTTCATCACCGATCAGGTGCGGGTGCTGATGGCGGGATTTCCGATACGTGCGGCCAAAACGGGCATGCTCGGCGGCGCAGAGCAGGTGCAGGCTGTGGCGGCGATCTGGCGTGATGTGGCACTGCCTCGCGGCATTCCGCTGGTGGTCGATCCGGTCATGGTGGCGACGAGTGGCGGGAAATTGCTGGAAGATGATGCCGTGCGCACACTGAGTGAGTGCCTGCTGCCGCTGGCAGCACTGATCACGCCAAACATGGATGAGGCGGAGGTGCTCTGGGGCCGTGCCGTGACGACACGGGCCGAGATGGCGGCCTGCGCGGCGGATTTGGCCGCGAAGTATCAAACGGCGGTGCTGGTGAAGGGTGGGCATCTCCACAGCGATGCAGCGGCAGATGTGCTGGTGTGTGCGGATGGGCTCTCCTGGCATGAGACAGCTCGCACACCAGGTGTGCATACACATGGCACAGGCTGCACGTATTCAGCGGCTATCGCAGCCGGTCTGGGATGCGGATTGGCCCTGGTGGATGCGGTGGCAGCGGCCAAGAAATACGTGAGCCGGGCTATCGCAGCGCATTTCGCGTGGAGCAGTGAGCTGCATGCGCTGAATCATTTTCCTGATGGCAAATGA